A single region of the Clostridiaceae bacterium genome encodes:
- a CDS encoding ABC transporter ATP-binding protein — translation MSNIYDIDEEIKEQPFNLKLLIRTFKYISPYKKELILITFLLITSLAAGLLEPLFIKTAIDNGMEKGNFSVIMKTGFTLLGLYLVSFVSQRIRIKLINSTTQGMIYNIRKELFEHIQTLSFEFFDGRPVGKIMSRITNDVQAISDLVSGGLATLISESIAVIGILIIIFSLNFKLSLMAVSVLPILIFVLVKIKPTSERAWTKTRRTVAAINANLNETLQGIKVIQAFSREKHNIKKFEQINRDNYKANVRAIIIEMFIWPTVEMAGLLGSCFVIWYGARQVINGEQSIGTVVAFINYLWRFWAPLSAISKVYSQVLSAMASSERIFGILDTKPKIVDKTGAFELQEIEGSIVFDNVSFGYNPDEKMVLNNISFSVKPGEMVALVGPTGAGKTSIINLLMRFYDPIEGRILIDGYDIKDIKIASLRKQMGLVLQDSFLFSGTIMENIKYGKLDATEEEVMEAARATRVDLFVERFKDGYYTEIEERGAKLSSGQRQLLAFARALIAKPRILILDEATSSVDTETEKHIQDALKTLFEGRTSIVIAHRLSTIEHADKILVIDDGRIIEEGRHSELLQKKGKYYELYLNQFQDCQDSEEIKT, via the coding sequence ATGTCAAATATATATGATATTGATGAGGAAATAAAAGAACAACCATTTAATTTAAAACTTTTAATAAGAACATTTAAATATATCAGTCCTTATAAAAAAGAATTAATTCTGATTACTTTTTTACTGATTACAAGCCTTGCGGCAGGTCTTCTTGAACCACTTTTTATTAAAACTGCCATAGATAACGGCATGGAGAAAGGTAATTTTTCGGTAATAATGAAAACCGGTTTTACATTGCTGGGGCTTTACCTGGTTAGTTTTGTTTCTCAACGTATCAGAATCAAACTTATTAATTCGACCACACAGGGAATGATATATAATATAAGAAAAGAACTGTTTGAACATATACAAACCCTGTCTTTTGAGTTCTTTGACGGAAGACCTGTAGGGAAAATAATGTCCAGGATAACTAATGATGTCCAGGCAATAAGCGACCTTGTTAGCGGAGGCCTGGCTACCTTGATAAGTGAAAGTATTGCAGTCATAGGTATTCTAATTATTATTTTCTCACTAAATTTTAAGCTTTCCCTTATGGCTGTTTCAGTTCTACCCATTCTGATATTTGTACTTGTAAAGATAAAGCCAACCAGTGAAAGGGCCTGGACAAAAACAAGGAGAACTGTTGCAGCAATAAACGCTAATTTAAATGAAACCTTACAAGGAATAAAAGTAATCCAGGCATTTTCAAGGGAAAAACACAATATAAAGAAGTTTGAGCAAATTAATAGAGATAATTATAAGGCCAATGTAAGAGCTATAATTATTGAAATGTTTATATGGCCTACGGTAGAAATGGCTGGGCTTCTGGGTTCATGTTTTGTAATATGGTACGGCGCAAGACAGGTTATAAACGGTGAGCAATCAATAGGAACAGTTGTTGCCTTTATTAACTACCTATGGAGATTCTGGGCGCCCCTGAGTGCAATTAGTAAAGTATATAGCCAGGTATTAAGCGCCATGGCATCTTCAGAGAGGATTTTTGGCATTTTAGATACTAAACCCAAAATTGTTGATAAAACAGGTGCCTTTGAATTACAGGAGATAGAGGGAAGTATTGTATTCGATAATGTATCTTTTGGATATAATCCTGATGAAAAAATGGTGTTAAATAATATATCCTTTAGTGTCAAACCAGGGGAAATGGTTGCACTTGTAGGTCCTACAGGTGCCGGTAAAACCTCAATAATCAATTTATTAATGAGATTTTATGACCCTATAGAGGGCAGGATACTTATTGATGGTTATGACATAAAGGACATTAAGATTGCTTCACTGAGAAAGCAAATGGGTTTGGTGCTTCAGGATTCTTTCCTCTTCTCAGGTACAATAATGGAAAATATTAAATACGGAAAATTGGATGCAACTGAAGAAGAAGTAATGGAAGCAGCCAGGGCAACAAGGGTAGACCTTTTTGTGGAAAGATTTAAGGATGGATATTATACAGAAATTGAGGAAAGGGGAGCAAAATTATCCTCCGGTCAACGGCAGCTTCTTGCTTTTGCAAGGGCTTTAATTGCAAAACCCAGGATATTAATCCTTGATGAAGCTACCTCAAGCGTAGATACTGAAACTGAAAAACACATACAGGATGCATTAAAAACTCTTTTTGAAGGAAGAACATCAATAGTTATTGCACACAGGCTTTCAACAATTGAGCATGCTGATAAAATATTGGTTATAGATGATGGAAGAATAATTGAAGAGGGAAGGCATTCTGAACTTCTTCAGAAGAAGGGAAAATATTACGAATTATATTTGAATCAGTTTCAAGATTGCCAGGATAGTGAGGAGATAAAAACCTGA
- a CDS encoding TIGR00159 family protein: MDIINNINFNDLIQNFAGYIGYTGPISVLQVIIDVGIVSYVIYKIVVLVKETRAWQLIKGILFILAAAEISRRLGLKTIAFILDKTIQYVAIALVVLFQPELRRGLEQIGRRSLRDFFSFKDFFNIDMENIRVQKTAIIEEIVKACVELSKTYTGALIVIERNTKIGDIINTGTQIDSNISSELLINIFTPNTPLHDGAVIIRGNRIIAAACFLPLTDNPNLSKELGTRHRAALGITEISDSIAVVVSEESGKISFALNGGLTRNLTPDTLRKALNKSLLKDDTWNKKLSLWKVRSK; this comes from the coding sequence TTGGACATTATAAATAATATAAATTTTAATGATTTAATACAGAACTTTGCCGGTTACATAGGTTATACTGGTCCCATCTCGGTGCTTCAAGTCATAATTGATGTAGGAATTGTTTCCTATGTTATTTATAAAATAGTTGTTCTTGTAAAAGAAACAAGAGCCTGGCAGCTTATAAAGGGCATATTGTTCATTCTTGCGGCAGCTGAAATAAGCAGGAGGCTGGGTTTGAAAACAATAGCCTTTATACTGGACAAAACAATACAATATGTGGCCATAGCTTTGGTTGTTCTATTCCAGCCTGAGTTAAGAAGAGGACTTGAACAGATAGGGAGAAGGAGTTTGAGGGACTTTTTTAGTTTTAAAGATTTCTTTAATATTGACATGGAAAATATAAGAGTGCAGAAGACAGCAATTATAGAGGAAATAGTCAAAGCCTGTGTTGAGCTGTCAAAGACATATACAGGTGCTCTGATTGTTATAGAGAGAAACACTAAAATCGGTGATATTATAAATACAGGAACGCAAATTGATTCCAACATTTCTAGTGAACTGCTAATTAATATTTTTACTCCAAACACGCCATTACATGATGGAGCGGTTATAATCAGAGGCAACAGGATAATAGCCGCAGCCTGCTTTTTGCCACTCACAGATAATCCAAATCTGAGTAAAGAATTAGGTACAAGGCATAGGGCTGCGTTAGGCATTACAGAAATATCCGACAGTATTGCGGTTGTGGTTTCGGAGGAATCAGGAAAGATTTCTTTTGCTCTGAACGGAGGCCTTACCAGAAACTTAACTCCTGATACCTTAAGAAAAGCTTTAAATAAGAGTTTGTTAAAGGATGACACCTG
- a CDS encoding glucose-6-phosphate isomerase, whose protein sequence is MDKIKFDYSNATNFISQEEIDNLECFINAAHHMIHHKTGAGKEYLGWVDLPLNYSRDEFERILKAAEKIRSDSDALVVIGIGGSYLGARAAIEALSHSFHNILSRADKKLNKGNPEIYFAGKDISPVYLTHLFEILEGKDISINVISKSGTTTESAIAFRIFKEYMEKKYGKEGAKKRIYATTDKERGALKKLADDEGYDSFVIPDDIGGRYSVLTAVGLLPIAVCGLDIQNMMDGALKAYELYSNPKLEDNYCYQYAAVRNALYRKNKTMEIIVNYEPSLHYFTEWWKQLFGESEGKDQKGIFPAGVDFTTDLHSLGQYIQDGLRNIFETVLNVEKPAKNLIIKELKEDLDGLNYLAGKDLDYINKMAMKGTIMAHVDGGVPNLVISVPELNEYYFGQLVYFFEKACGISGYLLGVNPFNQPGVEAYKKNMFKLLGKPGY, encoded by the coding sequence ATAGATAAAATTAAATTTGATTATTCCAATGCTACAAATTTTATAAGTCAAGAAGAAATAGATAATCTTGAATGTTTCATAAATGCCGCCCATCATATGATACATCATAAAACCGGCGCAGGGAAAGAATATCTCGGCTGGGTAGATCTACCCTTAAATTACTCGAGAGACGAGTTTGAAAGAATATTAAAGGCTGCAGAAAAGATAAGATCAGATTCAGATGCATTGGTAGTTATAGGAATAGGAGGATCTTATCTTGGAGCCAGGGCTGCAATAGAAGCACTGTCTCACTCATTTCATAATATCTTAAGCCGGGCAGATAAAAAATTAAATAAAGGTAACCCAGAGATATATTTTGCAGGAAAGGATATAAGTCCTGTATATTTAACCCATCTGTTTGAAATTCTTGAAGGCAAGGATATTTCCATAAATGTTATTTCCAAATCAGGAACTACTACTGAATCTGCCATTGCTTTCAGGATTTTTAAGGAATACATGGAAAAAAAGTATGGAAAGGAAGGGGCTAAAAAAAGAATATATGCAACCACAGATAAAGAGAGGGGAGCCTTAAAAAAGCTTGCTGATGATGAAGGATATGATAGTTTTGTAATTCCAGATGACATTGGAGGAAGATATTCTGTTTTGACGGCAGTAGGACTTCTGCCAATAGCTGTATGCGGGCTCGATATACAAAATATGATGGATGGTGCTTTAAAAGCATATGAGTTATATAGTAATCCAAAACTGGAAGATAATTATTGTTATCAATACGCAGCCGTTCGAAACGCTTTGTATAGAAAAAATAAGACCATGGAGATAATTGTTAACTATGAACCATCCCTTCACTATTTTACTGAATGGTGGAAACAGTTGTTTGGTGAAAGTGAAGGAAAGGACCAGAAAGGAATATTCCCTGCAGGAGTTGATTTTACAACAGATCTTCATTCATTGGGCCAATATATACAGGATGGTTTGAGAAATATTTTTGAAACAGTCCTTAATGTGGAAAAACCGGCAAAAAACCTTATAATAAAAGAACTAAAAGAGGACCTGGATGGTCTTAATTATCTTGCAGGTAAAGATTTAGACTATATAAATAAAATGGCAATGAAAGGGACTATAATGGCTCATGTGGATGGGGGAGTACCAAATCTTGTAATTTCAGTACCCGAATTGAACGAATATTACTTTGGGCAATTAGTATATTTCTTTGAAAAAGCCTGCGGGATAAGTGGATATTTATTGGGAGTCAATCCTTTTAACCAACCTGGAGTTGAAGCTTATAAGAAAAATATGTTTAAGCTCTTGGGTAAACCTGGGTATTAA
- a CDS encoding ABC transporter ATP-binding protein, with product MTVLKRLLKMLLPYKFLSILALLMIILYTSIDYIIPFILRDTIDKGIYTKDMETVVRYILIIAGLTIVRSVFAYLQGFLIERTGQKIAYDLRNNLYEHIQKLSSSFFDKHQTGQIMARMTGDIESVREFLGFGFINLFFCLFNFSVTVGLYIWVSWRLALFVIMPVPFLIILLLLFGKKVHPAWERIREEMGKLTTVIQENISGIRVVKAFSREEYEKGKFNESNKRNLKENLSRAKLESEFFPVMDFLGGSISLLLICAGGYYVIKGHISVGTFTALQWFVYGLVWPIRFSGWLVNVMQQAIAAAPRIFEILDAEPEVLDLPESVELTNAKGCIVFDNVGYYFPDGQLALKNINLTIKPGERVAVVGGTGSGKSTLLGLIPRFFDPSQGSIKINGIDIKNIKLENLRSHIGIVMQEPFLFSDTIRENIAYGKPDATQDEIEKAAKISKIHNFIKTLPRGYQTRVGERGIGLSGGQKQRISIARAILRDPDILLFDEATSSVDTTTEREIQASLNEIMKGRTSIIIAQRLSTIKNVDRIVVMDKGEIVDTGTHEELIKTNGYYSTIYHLQFKDQDLFAN from the coding sequence GTGACGGTTTTAAAAAGACTATTAAAAATGCTATTGCCTTACAAATTCTTGTCAATTCTGGCATTGCTCATGATTATATTGTATACCAGTATAGATTACATAATACCTTTTATACTTAGAGATACAATTGATAAAGGCATATATACCAAAGATATGGAAACTGTCGTGAGGTATATCTTAATTATTGCAGGACTGACCATTGTCAGGTCAGTTTTTGCATATCTTCAGGGATTTTTAATTGAAAGAACAGGACAAAAAATAGCCTATGACTTAAGAAACAATCTTTATGAGCATATCCAGAAGCTTTCTTCAAGCTTCTTTGACAAACATCAGACCGGCCAGATAATGGCAAGGATGACAGGTGATATTGAAAGTGTAAGGGAATTTTTGGGGTTCGGATTTATTAACCTTTTCTTCTGCCTGTTTAATTTTTCCGTAACTGTCGGATTGTATATATGGGTAAGCTGGAGGCTTGCGCTGTTTGTAATAATGCCCGTGCCTTTTCTTATAATTTTGCTGTTATTATTTGGTAAAAAAGTGCATCCTGCCTGGGAAAGAATAAGGGAAGAAATGGGTAAGCTTACAACTGTAATTCAGGAGAACATTTCCGGAATAAGGGTTGTAAAAGCGTTTTCCAGAGAAGAGTATGAAAAAGGCAAATTCAACGAAAGTAATAAAAGAAACCTCAAGGAAAACCTTAGCAGAGCTAAACTGGAATCAGAATTTTTCCCTGTTATGGATTTTCTTGGAGGATCCATATCCCTGCTTCTAATTTGCGCAGGAGGTTACTATGTAATTAAAGGACATATTTCAGTGGGAACTTTTACAGCTTTGCAGTGGTTTGTTTATGGACTTGTCTGGCCTATAAGATTTTCTGGCTGGCTGGTAAACGTTATGCAGCAGGCAATTGCGGCAGCCCCAAGGATATTTGAGATACTTGATGCAGAACCGGAAGTCTTGGATCTACCGGAATCTGTTGAACTAACCAATGCAAAGGGATGTATTGTATTTGATAATGTAGGCTATTATTTCCCAGATGGGCAGCTTGCGCTGAAAAATATAAATTTAACTATAAAACCGGGTGAAAGAGTGGCAGTAGTTGGCGGAACAGGTTCAGGCAAGAGTACATTGCTTGGACTTATTCCCCGTTTCTTTGACCCTTCTCAGGGAAGTATAAAGATAAATGGGATTGATATAAAAAATATTAAACTGGAAAATTTACGTTCCCATATAGGAATTGTAATGCAGGAGCCCTTCCTTTTTTCTGATACTATTCGTGAAAACATCGCCTATGGTAAGCCTGACGCGACCCAGGATGAAATTGAGAAAGCCGCAAAAATATCCAAAATACATAACTTTATAAAAACTTTGCCCCGGGGATATCAGACTAGAGTGGGCGAAAGAGGAATAGGCCTTTCCGGAGGCCAGAAGCAAAGAATATCTATAGCAAGAGCTATTCTTAGAGACCCAGATATCCTGCTTTTTGATGAAGCCACTTCCAGCGTTGATACTACTACAGAAAGAGAAATACAGGCTTCATTAAACGAGATAATGAAGGGAAGAACTTCAATTATCATAGCACAACGTCTTTCTACTATAAAAAATGTTGATAGAATTGTGGTTATGGATAAGGGAGAAATTGTAGATACAGGTACTCATGAAGAATTAATTAAGACTAATGGGTATTATTCTACAATTTATCATCTCCAGTTTAAAGACCAGGATTTGTTTGCTAATTGA
- a CDS encoding metallophosphoesterase — translation MIYIFPFFFLLLILLVYSYLEAGFLEVKGVRICENNECLKIVQLSDIHFGRLRVKKEKIKREIEKVQPDIILITGDCIEDPKDVNGFLDFINYVKGNYMTCLCFGNHDYGAFINDNKALNDFVKNLNDIGIKVLQDEYIQYIKNNKIYNIIGFKDISTGSTHLVSALYNKEDNVFMNIGFAHNPDIIFRLPRKSLDYLLCGHFHGGQIWAPFNFEFRIFRKEKLCKMGIKRGLHKVRGINLYISRGIGNVIIPLRFLSPPEITVFYLP, via the coding sequence ATGATTTATATATTTCCATTCTTCTTCCTTCTATTAATTTTATTGGTCTATAGCTATCTTGAAGCAGGTTTTCTAGAAGTCAAGGGAGTTCGAATTTGTGAAAATAACGAGTGTCTTAAAATAGTGCAGCTATCAGATATACACTTTGGAAGGCTCAGAGTCAAAAAAGAAAAAATAAAACGTGAAATTGAAAAAGTTCAGCCGGATATTATACTTATTACTGGTGATTGCATTGAAGATCCAAAGGATGTAAATGGTTTTCTGGATTTTATAAACTATGTCAAAGGGAATTATATGACTTGTCTTTGCTTCGGAAATCACGATTATGGTGCTTTCATTAATGACAACAAGGCATTGAATGATTTTGTAAAAAACCTTAATGATATTGGTATTAAAGTACTTCAGGATGAATATATCCAGTATATCAAAAATAATAAAATATATAATATTATCGGATTCAAAGATATCAGCACCGGAAGTACTCACTTGGTTAGTGCTTTATACAATAAAGAAGACAATGTTTTCATGAATATTGGTTTTGCTCACAACCCGGATATTATTTTCCGGTTGCCAAGAAAGAGCCTTGATTATCTGTTATGTGGTCATTTTCACGGAGGCCAGATTTGGGCACCTTTTAACTTTGAGTTTAGAATTTTCAGAAAAGAAAAATTATGCAAAATGGGAATAAAACGTGGACTTCACAAAGTGAGAGGGATAAATCTATATATCAGCCGGGGCATCGGGAATGTAATTATTCCTTTAAGATTTTTATCTCCTCCTGAAATTACAGTTTTTTACCTGCCCTAA